One genomic region from Bacillus sp. SLBN-46 encodes:
- a CDS encoding fructose-specific PTS transporter subunit EIIC has product MKITELLSKNTILLNIEGNQKEETINQLVDVLLKADKISDASEFKAAILKREEQSTTGIGDGIAIPHAKTKVVKEAAIVFGKSASGVNYESLDGKPAHLFFMIAAPEGANNTHLEALAKLSGLLMKAEVRYELLKATTPEEIIETINRYDKEDKEEKKEANTPNNKNFIVAVTGCPTGIAHTYMAADSLKAKAAEMGVDIKVETNGSGGAKNVLTSEDIKQATAVIIAADINVEMERFKGKHVIQAAVAEGIRRPQQLIDQALKQDAPIYHGNGNKSNQESEKKGSRSGFYKHLMNGVSNMLPFVVGGGILIAICFMFGYNSFKPDDPSYNQISEALMTIGGGNAFGLIVPVLAGFIALSIADRPGFAPGMVGGMMAASGGAGFLGGLVAGFLAGYVVLLLKKIFAGLPRSLEGIKSILLYPLFGIAITGFIMLYVVNKPVAWLNGTIADWLTGLGTGNAVLLGIVLGLMMSFDMGGPVNKAAYVFGTGLLASGVYGPMAAIMAAGMVPPLAIAIATTLFKNKFNDQDRDAGKACYVMGLSFITEGAIPFAAADPLRVIPSVMAGSAIAGALSMAFGIGLRAPHGGIFVVPLVEGGALLYALAIFIGSIVAALLIGFLKKPIK; this is encoded by the coding sequence ATGAAAATTACAGAATTATTATCAAAAAATACGATTCTATTAAATATTGAAGGGAATCAAAAAGAAGAAACGATTAACCAGCTTGTTGATGTTTTATTAAAAGCAGATAAAATATCAGACGCTTCAGAATTTAAAGCAGCTATTCTAAAACGCGAAGAACAAAGCACCACCGGAATTGGTGATGGAATTGCCATTCCGCATGCCAAAACTAAAGTTGTGAAGGAAGCCGCTATTGTATTTGGTAAATCGGCTTCTGGTGTTAATTATGAATCACTTGATGGGAAGCCTGCACATTTATTCTTTATGATTGCTGCCCCTGAAGGTGCAAATAATACACATTTAGAAGCATTAGCAAAGCTTTCTGGATTATTAATGAAAGCTGAAGTGCGTTACGAACTTTTAAAGGCAACGACACCGGAAGAAATTATTGAAACAATTAATAGATATGATAAAGAGGATAAAGAAGAAAAGAAAGAAGCAAACACCCCTAATAATAAGAACTTCATTGTAGCTGTTACGGGGTGCCCAACAGGGATTGCCCATACGTATATGGCCGCAGATTCATTAAAAGCAAAAGCGGCTGAAATGGGTGTAGATATTAAAGTAGAGACCAATGGTTCAGGCGGAGCAAAAAATGTCCTTACTAGTGAGGACATTAAACAGGCTACTGCTGTCATTATTGCTGCAGATATCAATGTAGAAATGGAACGTTTTAAAGGTAAGCACGTTATACAAGCAGCTGTTGCTGAGGGGATCCGTCGTCCACAGCAATTAATTGATCAGGCATTAAAACAAGATGCACCTATTTATCATGGAAATGGGAATAAAAGTAATCAAGAATCTGAGAAAAAAGGTTCACGTTCTGGATTTTACAAGCACCTAATGAACGGTGTTTCTAATATGCTGCCATTTGTTGTGGGTGGTGGGATTCTAATTGCCATCTGCTTCATGTTTGGGTATAACTCATTTAAGCCGGATGATCCATCATATAACCAGATTTCTGAGGCATTAATGACCATTGGTGGAGGGAATGCTTTCGGGCTAATAGTTCCAGTCCTTGCAGGATTTATTGCACTTAGCATAGCTGATCGTCCAGGCTTTGCTCCTGGTATGGTTGGCGGAATGATGGCAGCAAGTGGCGGAGCGGGTTTTCTAGGCGGCTTAGTAGCCGGTTTTCTAGCAGGCTATGTCGTACTTCTTCTTAAGAAAATATTTGCGGGGCTTCCGCGTTCATTGGAAGGCATAAAAAGTATTCTGCTTTACCCGCTATTTGGTATTGCGATTACAGGGTTTATCATGCTATATGTCGTAAATAAACCAGTTGCATGGTTAAATGGAACGATTGCAGATTGGTTAACAGGTCTGGGAACAGGAAATGCAGTTTTATTAGGAATTGTACTAGGTCTTATGATGTCCTTTGATATGGGAGGCCCAGTAAATAAAGCAGCATATGTTTTTGGAACTGGTTTATTGGCAAGTGGTGTTTATGGGCCAATGGCAGCAATAATGGCTGCTGGAATGGTACCACCACTAGCGATTGCCATTGCAACGACCTTATTTAAAAATAAATTTAATGACCAAGATAGAGATGCTGGAAAAGCATGCTATGTTATGGGATTATCTTTCATTACAGAAGGAGCTATTCCATTTGCAGCGGCTGATCCGCTTCGTGTCATCCCCTCAGTAATGGCTGGTTCAGCCATTGCAGGTGCACTTTCAATGGCATTTGGAATAGGACTACGTGCACCACACGGCGGAATATTCGTTGTCCCATTGGTTGAAGGTGGAGCACTGCTTTATGCACTTGCTATTTTTATTGGCTCAATTGTAGCAGCATTATTAATCGGTTTCCTTAAGAAACCAATTAAATAA
- a CDS encoding MFS transporter, with amino-acid sequence MEHIEHLCQDPTAEKKKAAAGKKGSSEVSNQKWAIISLSSIPLVMTLGNSMLIPVLPSMEKKLSISSFQTSMIITVYSIVAIFLIPVAGYLSDHIGRKKVIIPSLIIAGIGGIISGWAAWKLDSAYWLILLGRALQGAGAAGAAPIVLPLVGDMFKNEDDVSSCLGLIETANTFGKVLSPILGAFLAGFIWFLPFFSIPVFCAISVIMMFLLVKCPKTTEKPIPFKQFFINVKKTFTEKGRWLYAIFFIGGILMLVLFGILFYLSEVFEKEYDIKDIKKGFFLALPLGALCLSSFISGKVIKKNKVLMKWLTFIGILAAALSIAALWFSINLWYMLSMFLISGIGIGISLPCLDALITEGIEKEERGTISSIYSSMRFIGVAAGPPIIALLLKQSSHWIFILLSSLSILAAIVALMFIKPQSEAHS; translated from the coding sequence ATGGAACATATTGAACATTTATGCCAAGACCCAACAGCTGAAAAGAAGAAAGCAGCAGCTGGAAAAAAGGGATCCAGTGAGGTATCAAACCAAAAGTGGGCAATCATCTCATTGTCGTCTATTCCTTTGGTTATGACCTTAGGAAATTCAATGTTGATTCCTGTATTACCTTCAATGGAAAAAAAGTTATCGATTTCGTCCTTCCAAACAAGTATGATTATTACGGTTTATTCTATTGTGGCTATTTTTTTAATTCCTGTTGCAGGTTATTTATCTGATCATATTGGAAGAAAAAAAGTTATCATACCGAGCCTTATTATTGCGGGAATAGGCGGCATTATCTCCGGTTGGGCTGCTTGGAAATTAGATTCTGCCTATTGGTTAATTTTACTTGGCCGTGCACTTCAAGGGGCTGGAGCAGCCGGAGCAGCACCAATTGTCCTTCCTCTTGTCGGAGATATGTTTAAAAACGAGGATGATGTGAGTAGTTGTTTAGGACTAATTGAAACCGCTAATACCTTCGGCAAGGTACTTAGTCCCATTTTAGGAGCGTTTCTTGCTGGTTTTATTTGGTTTCTCCCTTTCTTCTCCATCCCAGTATTTTGTGCTATATCTGTTATTATGATGTTCTTACTGGTTAAATGTCCTAAAACTACAGAGAAACCGATACCCTTCAAACAATTCTTTATCAATGTTAAGAAAACCTTTACCGAGAAAGGCCGTTGGCTTTATGCCATCTTTTTTATTGGAGGCATCCTTATGCTCGTTCTTTTCGGGATCTTATTTTATCTCTCAGAGGTCTTTGAAAAGGAGTATGACATTAAGGATATTAAAAAGGGCTTTTTTTTAGCCTTGCCCCTTGGGGCTCTTTGTTTGTCATCGTTTATTAGTGGAAAGGTAATTAAAAAGAATAAAGTCTTAATGAAATGGCTGACCTTTATCGGGATCTTAGCTGCAGCATTATCCATTGCAGCGCTATGGTTTTCAATAAACCTATGGTATATGCTCTCGATGTTCTTAATAAGTGGAATAGGAATTGGAATCAGTCTCCCTTGTCTCGATGCTCTAATTACTGAAGGAATTGAAAAAGAAGAACGGGGTACGATTTCCTCTATTTACAGTTCGATGAGATTTATTGGAGTCGCTGCTGGTCCCCCAATTATTGCGTTATTGTTAAAGCAATCAAGTCATTGGATATTTATATTATTAAGCAGCTTAAGTATTTTGGCTGCAATTGTTGCTCTAATGTTCATTAAACCCCAATCAGAAGCGCATAGTTGA
- the trpE gene encoding anthranilate synthase component I: MKTKTSLIINEIKGDTLTPISILQKIRGDKKFLLESSLKYNDTGRYSFIGVDPAYELVSRGKHNEIIKRNGEKEILSGNPLEVLKELIPVQNSEEFPFPFIGGAIGFVGYDIIRQFEIIGEEYRNGMEMPDVHLMFYEEVIVFDHLEEKVLICGFPLSSDSDKEAIKNRMKQRITEIKQPTFYHEEEPYHLSEYVSETSKEDFINNIKVAKEHILDGDIFQIVLSRRMKSTFSGNPLSLYRKHRSHNPTPYMFYIEFDGYTVIGSSPESLIKTNGRIVISNPIAGTKKRGEDPEEDQLIAMELQQDEKELAEHKMLVDLGRNDLGKVCEFGTVHVNKYMAVEKYRHVMHLVSEVSGSLLQDKSAIDALAACLPAGTVSGAPKVRAMEIINKLEKSKRGLYSGAVGYLSANGNMDFALAIRTLILKDGNAYIQAGAGIVFDSDPESEYQETLNKLNSFLEGEK, encoded by the coding sequence ATGAAAACAAAAACAAGTCTTATTATAAATGAAATAAAGGGTGACACCCTTACACCAATCTCAATATTACAAAAAATAAGAGGTGACAAGAAATTCTTATTAGAAAGTTCCCTTAAATACAATGACACGGGGCGGTACTCGTTTATTGGTGTAGATCCAGCCTACGAACTTGTTTCCAGGGGTAAACATAATGAGATTATCAAACGGAATGGCGAAAAAGAGATATTAAGCGGAAACCCGCTAGAGGTGTTAAAAGAGCTAATCCCGGTACAGAACTCCGAGGAATTTCCCTTCCCATTTATTGGAGGAGCTATAGGTTTTGTAGGGTATGACATCATCAGACAGTTCGAAATAATTGGTGAAGAATACCGGAACGGAATGGAAATGCCGGATGTTCATTTGATGTTTTATGAAGAGGTCATCGTCTTTGATCATTTAGAAGAAAAGGTATTGATTTGCGGATTTCCACTTTCTTCTGACAGTGACAAAGAAGCGATAAAAAATAGGATGAAACAAAGAATTACAGAAATAAAACAACCTACCTTTTATCACGAGGAGGAGCCCTATCATTTATCGGAATATGTTTCAGAAACTTCAAAAGAGGATTTTATTAACAATATCAAGGTTGCAAAGGAACATATTCTTGACGGTGATATCTTCCAGATCGTACTTTCAAGACGTATGAAGTCTACCTTTAGCGGAAATCCATTGTCTCTTTACCGCAAACATCGTTCCCATAATCCAACACCATATATGTTCTATATCGAATTTGACGGATATACGGTTATTGGGTCATCACCCGAAAGCTTAATTAAAACAAATGGCAGGATAGTAATCTCCAATCCAATTGCAGGAACAAAAAAACGGGGAGAAGATCCTGAAGAAGATCAATTGATTGCTATGGAATTGCAGCAGGATGAAAAAGAGCTTGCTGAACATAAGATGCTTGTGGATCTTGGGAGAAATGATCTAGGGAAAGTTTGTGAATTTGGGACCGTCCATGTTAACAAGTATATGGCAGTTGAAAAATATCGTCATGTGATGCATCTAGTGTCAGAAGTGAGCGGTAGCCTTCTTCAAGATAAATCAGCCATTGATGCACTTGCTGCATGCCTTCCTGCTGGTACTGTTTCAGGTGCTCCTAAGGTTAGGGCGATGGAAATAATAAACAAATTGGAAAAATCAAAACGAGGCTTGTACTCTGGAGCAGTTGGTTATTTATCTGCAAATGGAAACATGGATTTTGCACTAGCTATCCGAACATTGATCTTAAAAGATGGTAATGCCTATATCCAAGCAGGTGCGGGGATTGTTTTTGATTCAGATCCAGAGTCTGAGTACCAAGAGACATTAAATAAATTAAATTCCTTCCTGGAGGGTGAAAAATGA
- a CDS encoding aminodeoxychorismate/anthranilate synthase component II translates to MILLIDNFDSFTFNLYQYLGELGEELVVYRNNQLTTAQIVDLNPKAIILSPGPGKPEDAGICMDVVREFFNKIPILGICLGHQAIGAAFGSVIQRAEIIKHGKTSLVTHNDCELFSDLPDHFEVMRYHSLIVEEVSLPEQLECIAHSNDDQVVMAIKHKQYPVYGLQFHPESIGTPTGKQILNNFLLEVERMSGNEKVLTPVS, encoded by the coding sequence ATGATCTTATTGATTGATAACTTCGATTCATTCACTTTTAACCTTTATCAGTATTTAGGTGAACTAGGGGAAGAATTGGTTGTTTATAGAAATAATCAGCTAACTACAGCACAAATTGTAGATTTAAACCCTAAAGCAATTATACTTTCTCCTGGTCCTGGAAAGCCGGAGGATGCAGGAATATGTATGGATGTGGTCCGAGAATTTTTTAATAAGATTCCAATTCTCGGAATCTGTCTCGGACACCAAGCCATTGGCGCAGCATTCGGAAGTGTAATTCAGAGGGCAGAAATAATAAAACATGGGAAAACATCACTGGTTACACATAATGACTGTGAACTATTTTCCGATCTTCCCGACCACTTCGAAGTCATGCGTTACCATTCCTTAATCGTGGAGGAGGTCAGTCTTCCTGAACAGCTTGAATGTATCGCGCATTCCAACGATGACCAGGTAGTAATGGCTATAAAACATAAACAATATCCTGTTTACGGACTGCAATTTCATCCAGAGTCAATTGGAACACCAACAGGAAAACAAATATTAAATAACTTCTTACTTGAAGTAGAAAGGATGAGCGGAAATGAAAAAGTACTTACTCCAGTTAGCTGA
- the trpD gene encoding anthranilate phosphoribosyltransferase, which yields MKKYLLQLAERESFSETQMQEAVDFILGEEVSESEIAAFLMGLKSKGETVEEITGIVKAMKANTVTFKKKFSGVLDNCGTGGDGSSSFNISTTSAFVIASAGIPVAKHGNRSVSSKTGSADVLEYLGINLNLSPERTEDILHEIGVSFLFAPNVHPKLKKVMTVRKQLKIPTVFNFIGPLTNPMELDYQLLGVYRRDLLPVFAEVLNKLGRKRATVINGAGFMDEASLQGENYITVLEDGIITNRSFSPEEVNLPRYDNSCIKGGDSKENAELLINVLKGEKGAHRDTVLLNSGIGIYTAGKATTIHNGIEIAREMIDSGAAFEKLKKLIERTQAVGQKEAI from the coding sequence ATGAAAAAGTACTTACTCCAGTTAGCTGAAAGGGAGTCATTCTCTGAAACCCAAATGCAAGAAGCCGTTGATTTTATTTTAGGAGAAGAAGTTTCTGAATCAGAAATTGCAGCCTTTTTAATGGGCTTGAAATCTAAAGGAGAAACAGTGGAAGAAATAACAGGTATTGTAAAAGCGATGAAAGCAAACACAGTGACATTTAAGAAGAAATTCTCAGGTGTTTTAGATAATTGTGGTACAGGTGGAGATGGTTCCTCGAGCTTCAATATCAGTACTACCTCTGCTTTTGTTATTGCTAGTGCTGGCATTCCGGTTGCTAAACATGGGAATAGAAGTGTTTCCAGCAAGACAGGAAGTGCGGATGTACTTGAGTACTTAGGGATTAATTTAAATTTATCACCAGAAAGAACCGAAGATATTCTTCATGAAATTGGAGTATCCTTTTTGTTTGCTCCGAATGTCCATCCCAAATTGAAAAAAGTTATGACAGTTAGAAAACAATTGAAAATCCCAACTGTTTTCAATTTTATTGGACCACTGACTAATCCAATGGAATTAGATTACCAATTGCTCGGTGTGTACAGAAGAGATTTACTTCCGGTATTTGCAGAAGTCTTGAATAAACTAGGTCGCAAACGTGCAACGGTAATAAATGGAGCTGGATTTATGGACGAAGCTTCACTTCAAGGGGAGAACTACATCACGGTCCTAGAGGACGGCATCATTACCAATCGGTCATTTTCCCCTGAAGAGGTTAATCTTCCTCGATATGATAACAGCTGTATAAAGGGTGGAGATTCGAAGGAGAATGCTGAACTATTAATCAACGTTTTAAAAGGTGAGAAAGGTGCCCACCGTGATACTGTACTTCTTAATTCAGGAATTGGAATCTATACAGCTGGTAAAGCAACAACCATTCATAATGGAATTGAAATAGCTAGAGAAATGATTGATTCCGGCGCTGCGTTTGAAAAGCTAAAAAAGCTGATTGAAAGAACTCAAGCAGTAGGACAGAAGGAGGCGATATAA
- the trpC gene encoding indole-3-glycerol phosphate synthase TrpC, with protein sequence MGTILDKIIEQKKREVLLLREGNRPLHTKIHPHRSLIKKLQTAHEISIIAEFKRASPSKGVINNTTLPAEQARLYEEYGASAISVLTDHTFFKGSFTDLSTVRDTVNLPILCKDFIIDPIQIEFAAANGADIILLIVAALDEKRLVELYEYAKGLGLEVLVEVHNQVELEKALKTGAKLIGINNRDLKTFQVSLEVTEKMASAVKSSGAFLISESGIFHQEDVERVRDSGANGILVGEALMKSPDVKQSFLSFRLPLSKEVGR encoded by the coding sequence GTGGGGACCATCTTAGATAAAATTATTGAACAGAAAAAGAGAGAGGTTCTCCTTCTCCGTGAAGGAAATCGTCCTTTACACACTAAAATACATCCCCATAGGTCTCTTATTAAAAAATTGCAAACAGCACATGAAATTTCAATAATTGCAGAATTCAAACGTGCATCACCTTCTAAAGGGGTGATTAATAATACTACTCTCCCTGCTGAACAGGCAAGATTATATGAAGAGTATGGGGCGTCTGCCATTTCTGTTTTAACAGATCATACGTTTTTTAAAGGGTCATTCACTGATTTATCGACGGTACGCGATACAGTGAATCTGCCGATTTTATGTAAAGACTTTATTATTGATCCTATACAAATTGAATTTGCTGCAGCCAATGGAGCTGATATTATCTTGTTAATTGTTGCTGCATTAGATGAAAAAAGGCTAGTTGAGCTTTATGAATATGCTAAAGGATTAGGATTAGAGGTATTGGTAGAGGTTCATAATCAAGTTGAGCTAGAAAAAGCACTTAAAACGGGTGCAAAGCTAATTGGAATAAATAATCGAGATTTAAAGACTTTTCAAGTCTCCCTAGAGGTGACCGAAAAGATGGCATCTGCTGTTAAAAGCTCTGGAGCCTTTCTCATAAGTGAAAGTGGAATCTTCCATCAAGAGGATGTTGAGAGAGTTAGAGATTCAGGAGCAAACGGCATCTTAGTGGGTGAGGCGTTAATGAAAAGTCCGGATGTGAAACAATCATTTTTAAGCTTCCGTTTGCCCTTATCAAAAGAGGTAGGAAGATGA
- a CDS encoding phosphoribosylanthranilate isomerase produces the protein MKVKICGITDELTGMAAVQFGADAIGLVFAESKRRIPVERAKEIVLQLPEQVYKVGVFVNETKEQIEKIAASVGLTHIQLHGDETAAFSKSLSLPVIKGFSFQDNDSLGDMANFPSDYILIDSPKGKYRGGNGTTFEWEKVNQKLIEGKKVILAGGLNIENVEQAIHIIKPFMVDVSSGVETNGMKDLDKIKAFIEKVKGSLTGGKQNEHIYITE, from the coding sequence ATGAAAGTTAAAATTTGCGGGATAACTGATGAATTAACAGGAATGGCTGCTGTCCAATTTGGAGCAGATGCAATAGGGCTCGTATTTGCTGAAAGTAAAAGAAGGATCCCAGTAGAAAGGGCAAAAGAAATTGTATTGCAACTACCGGAACAAGTTTATAAGGTAGGTGTTTTTGTAAATGAAACAAAAGAGCAAATAGAAAAAATAGCTGCCTCTGTGGGACTTACTCATATCCAATTACATGGTGACGAAACAGCTGCTTTTTCTAAATCACTATCCTTACCTGTTATTAAAGGATTTAGTTTTCAAGACAACGATAGTTTGGGAGATATGGCTAATTTTCCAAGTGACTATATTTTAATCGACAGTCCTAAAGGTAAATATAGAGGTGGAAATGGAACTACATTTGAATGGGAAAAAGTGAATCAAAAATTAATTGAGGGAAAAAAAGTAATCCTAGCGGGTGGGCTGAATATCGAAAATGTAGAACAGGCAATCCACATTATCAAACCGTTTATGGTAGATGTAAGTTCTGGAGTAGAAACGAATGGAATGAAGGATCTGGATAAAATTAAAGCCTTTATTGAAAAGGTCAAAGGTAGCTTAACGGGAGGGAAACAAAATGAACACATATACATTACCGAATGA
- the trpB gene encoding tryptophan synthase subunit beta, whose amino-acid sequence MNTYTLPNEKGHYGKFGGRFVPETLMKAVIELDEAYKKAKNDPSFQEEINRLLKDYVGRETPLYFAENLTKYAGGAKIYLKREDLNHTGAHKINNAIGQALLAVRMGKRKIVAETGAGQHGVATATVCALLNLDCIIFMGEEDIKRQALNVFRMELLGAKVVSVTSGSATLKDAVNEALRYWVANVDDTHYLLGSVMGPHPFPQMVRDFQSVIGKETKVQFLQAQGVLPDAVVACIGGGSNAAGMFYPFIEDERVSLYGVEAAGQGVDTEYHAASLTKGKPGVLHGALMYLLQDQDGQIQEAHSISAGLDYPGVGPEHSYLKDIGRANYHSITDNEALDAFRLLSKLEGIIPALESSHAVAFAVKLAAEMQDTQNIVVCLSGRGDKDVDTVKTRLEGEK is encoded by the coding sequence ATGAACACATATACATTACCGAATGAAAAAGGACATTATGGGAAATTTGGAGGAAGATTTGTTCCTGAAACACTCATGAAAGCAGTGATTGAACTTGATGAAGCTTATAAAAAGGCAAAAAATGATCCGAGTTTCCAAGAAGAGATTAATCGATTATTAAAGGACTATGTCGGAAGAGAAACCCCTTTATATTTTGCAGAAAACCTTACAAAATATGCTGGTGGAGCAAAAATTTACTTAAAAAGAGAAGATTTAAACCATACAGGTGCACATAAAATTAATAACGCTATTGGTCAAGCATTGCTAGCTGTACGTATGGGAAAAAGAAAAATTGTGGCTGAAACGGGAGCAGGCCAGCATGGTGTAGCAACGGCTACTGTTTGTGCCCTATTAAACCTTGATTGCATTATCTTCATGGGGGAGGAAGATATCAAAAGGCAGGCATTAAATGTATTTAGGATGGAATTACTCGGTGCAAAGGTTGTTAGTGTTACATCAGGTAGTGCTACATTGAAGGATGCCGTTAATGAGGCCCTAAGATACTGGGTAGCAAATGTTGATGATACTCATTATTTATTAGGATCAGTTATGGGGCCACATCCATTTCCTCAGATGGTAAGAGACTTCCAGAGTGTTATTGGTAAAGAGACCAAGGTGCAATTTTTACAAGCCCAGGGTGTCCTTCCGGATGCTGTGGTAGCATGTATCGGCGGAGGAAGTAATGCAGCCGGGATGTTCTATCCATTTATAGAGGATGAAAGGGTCAGTCTCTATGGAGTAGAAGCAGCAGGACAGGGTGTGGATACAGAATATCACGCAGCTTCTTTAACGAAGGGAAAACCAGGAGTTTTACATGGTGCATTAATGTATTTACTGCAGGATCAAGATGGTCAAATTCAAGAAGCGCATTCGATTTCGGCTGGTCTTGATTATCCAGGTGTTGGACCAGAGCACAGCTATTTAAAGGATATCGGTCGAGCAAACTATCATTCTATTACCGATAATGAAGCACTTGATGCTTTTCGTCTTCTATCGAAGCTAGAAGGAATTATTCCAGCTTTAGAAAGTTCACATGCAGTTGCCTTTGCTGTAAAACTTGCCGCTGAAATGCAAGATACACAAAACATTGTCGTTTGTTTATCAGGACGTGGAGATAAAGATGTAGATACTGTGAAAACTAGGCTTGAAGGGGAGAAATAA
- the trpA gene encoding tryptophan synthase subunit alpha, producing MNRLQHTFSLLKTNKRKAFVPYIMAGDGGLDNLVNRMVLLEKFGATAIELGVPFSDPVADGPTIQRAGIRALENGTTLKGIISEVAKARRFVSIPIILMTYLNPIYSFGIEAFVKEISDAGVDGCIIPDLPIEEEDMIAPNLENVDVELIRLVTPTTPRERIKLISSKGNGFLYAVTVKGITGVRNEYDAELYQFLNSVQEISLIPVLAGFGISSEEQINELTKHCDGVIVGSKIVDLFETNNLDEMEGLMSSFKQKSKII from the coding sequence ATGAATCGTTTACAACATACCTTTTCTTTATTAAAGACAAATAAGAGAAAGGCTTTCGTTCCCTACATAATGGCTGGGGATGGAGGATTAGATAATTTAGTTAATCGGATGGTATTATTAGAGAAATTCGGTGCAACGGCAATAGAACTAGGTGTACCATTTTCAGATCCAGTGGCTGACGGGCCAACCATTCAACGTGCTGGGATAAGAGCTCTTGAAAATGGGACCACTTTAAAAGGAATCATTTCAGAAGTGGCAAAAGCACGGAGGTTTGTATCTATACCTATTATTCTTATGACCTACCTTAATCCAATATATTCTTTTGGGATAGAGGCTTTTGTTAAAGAGATAAGTGATGCAGGTGTCGATGGTTGTATTATTCCAGACCTTCCTATTGAAGAGGAGGACATGATTGCACCAAATCTAGAGAATGTTGATGTGGAATTAATTCGCTTAGTCACTCCAACCACTCCTAGGGAGCGAATCAAATTAATATCCAGTAAGGGTAATGGATTTTTATATGCAGTAACTGTAAAGGGAATAACGGGGGTTAGAAATGAATATGATGCTGAATTGTATCAATTTCTAAACTCGGTACAAGAGATAAGTCTAATACCGGTGCTTGCTGGTTTTGGAATTTCCAGTGAAGAGCAAATTAATGAGTTAACCAAACACTGTGATGGGGTAATCGTAGGGAGTAAAATAGTGGATTTATTTGAGACAAACAATCTGGACGAGATGGAAGGGTTGATGTCCAGCTTTAAACAAAAATCGAAAATAATTTAA
- the mnmH gene encoding tRNA 2-selenouridine(34) synthase MnmH, with the protein MKEITVENLFTLKSPIIIDIRSPIEFKDGAIPGAINVPLFSDEERHEIGIIYKHEGQAAAKWRAMELISPKIPKLLHTIKDHHTNGELVIHCWRGGMRSNAVVTFLEFAGIYAWRLIGGYKAYRHHILEKIPTIIPQNAVVIHGMTGVGKTEVLKLLKQRSYPILDLEEMAGHRGSIFGTIGLGEGHNQKTFDSLLFKGLQEIQGSNYFLVEAESKRIGKAVQPEELMDIKFKGINIYIHSPLEQRVQQLISEYVLPYENEPWYESKISSNIEKVLKRVRDLEVRSKLLGYLDEKNYHELIQILLEHYYDPRYDHARQEYEGEFYDIFADNPVDAAEKVEKKLTDLSFRAQIETNKFM; encoded by the coding sequence ATGAAAGAAATTACTGTTGAAAATCTTTTTACGCTAAAATCCCCAATTATTATTGATATACGTTCGCCGATTGAGTTTAAAGACGGTGCGATACCTGGAGCAATTAATGTCCCATTATTTTCAGATGAAGAGCGGCATGAGATTGGTATTATCTACAAGCATGAAGGTCAGGCTGCAGCAAAGTGGAGAGCAATGGAACTCATCTCACCTAAAATCCCCAAATTGTTACATACCATTAAAGACCATCATACCAATGGGGAATTAGTCATCCATTGTTGGCGTGGTGGGATGCGAAGTAATGCAGTTGTGACTTTCCTGGAATTTGCGGGGATATATGCGTGGCGGTTAATCGGTGGGTATAAAGCATATAGACACCATATACTTGAAAAAATACCGACAATCATTCCCCAAAATGCAGTAGTAATCCATGGAATGACAGGTGTAGGAAAAACAGAGGTGCTAAAGCTTCTGAAACAAAGGAGTTATCCAATCTTAGATCTTGAAGAGATGGCTGGGCATCGTGGGTCAATTTTTGGCACCATTGGTCTAGGTGAGGGTCATAACCAAAAAACTTTTGACTCGCTCTTATTTAAAGGGCTTCAGGAAATACAAGGATCAAATTATTTTCTTGTTGAGGCCGAAAGTAAACGAATTGGAAAAGCTGTTCAACCTGAGGAGCTAATGGATATCAAATTTAAGGGGATAAATATTTATATTCATTCTCCTCTTGAACAAAGAGTGCAGCAACTAATTTCCGAATATGTACTGCCATATGAGAATGAACCATGGTATGAGAGTAAAATATCAAGTAATATAGAGAAGGTATTAAAACGAGTCAGGGATTTGGAAGTAAGAAGCAAACTATTAGGCTATTTAGATGAAAAAAACTATCACGAATTAATTCAAATCCTACTGGAACATTATTACGACCCTCGTTATGATCATGCAAGACAAGAATACGAAGGAGAATTCTACGATATTTTTGCCGATAACCCGGTTGATGCAGCCGAAAAAGTTGAAAAAAAGCTTACTGACCTATCCTTTCGAGCACAAATCGAAACAAATAAATTCATGTAA